The bacterium genome has a segment encoding these proteins:
- a CDS encoding glycosyltransferase, which yields MSHTFPASWKNLRVVLCHDWLTGMRGGERVLEVLCEGFPEAPIFTLIRNRSAISDTINRHPIHTSWLQAIPSIGKRYRYFLPFFPSAIEQFKVPTADLVISTSHCVAKGLRSEAPQLCYCFTPMRYAWLFHDEYLKGNPLKKLLARPLLAWLRRWDRHASKRVTRFVGISQHIEDRINRFYGREADVLYPPVDLDRWTPDYQPAGDFDLIASALVPYKKIDLAVTAYNRTGRRLKIVGTGTEFESLKAMAGPTIELLGRQTDDELLGLYRRCRMFIFPGEEDFGIAPLEAQACGRPVVAFGRGGALETVKAGVSGLFFDQQTPEALIAAIETCAGKTWDPRLIRAHAETFSIQAFIDGLDALIKKTIRVALP from the coding sequence ATGAGCCACACATTCCCTGCATCCTGGAAAAATTTACGCGTGGTTCTCTGCCATGACTGGCTTACCGGAATGCGCGGAGGCGAACGCGTCCTTGAGGTTCTCTGCGAGGGCTTCCCTGAAGCCCCCATCTTCACCCTCATCCGTAATCGCAGCGCCATCTCCGATACCATTAACCGCCACCCCATCCACACCTCCTGGCTTCAGGCCATCCCGTCCATCGGAAAACGATATCGCTATTTCCTGCCCTTTTTCCCATCAGCGATTGAACAGTTCAAGGTTCCCACGGCCGACCTGGTCATCAGTACCAGCCACTGCGTCGCCAAGGGCCTGCGTTCCGAAGCACCCCAGCTCTGTTACTGCTTTACCCCCATGCGCTATGCCTGGTTGTTCCACGATGAATACCTTAAGGGAAACCCGTTGAAAAAATTGCTGGCACGGCCCCTCCTGGCATGGCTGCGCCGCTGGGACCGCCATGCCTCAAAACGGGTTACCCGGTTCGTGGGCATCAGCCAGCATATTGAGGACCGGATCAACCGCTTTTATGGCCGTGAGGCGGACGTCCTGTATCCGCCCGTGGATCTTGACCGCTGGACGCCGGATTACCAACCTGCTGGCGATTTTGATCTGATCGCATCGGCCCTGGTTCCTTATAAAAAAATTGATCTGGCCGTAACGGCCTACAACCGAACAGGACGGCGCCTTAAAATTGTCGGGACAGGCACCGAATTTGAATCGCTCAAGGCCATGGCGGGACCCACTATTGAACTTCTGGGCCGGCAAACGGATGATGAATTACTGGGACTCTATCGCCGGTGCCGGATGTTTATCTTCCCGGGCGAAGAAGACTTCGGCATTGCCCCACTCGAAGCACAGGCCTGCGGTCGCCCTGTGGTGGCCTTTGGTCGCGGCGGAGCCTTGGAGACAGTCAAAGCGGGCGTATCCGGACTCTTTTTCGACCAGCAAACTCCTGAAGCCCTTATCGCAGCTATCGAAACTTGTGCCGGCAAGACCTGGGATCCTCGCCTCATCCGGGCCCATGCTGAAACCTTCAGCATCCAGGCTTTTATTGATGGCCTCGACGCCTTGATCAAAAAGACCATCAGGGTGGCTCTCCCATGA
- a CDS encoding glycosyltransferase family 1 protein: MKIALDARWIFNEISGIGAHTRELIRHIAREDHLNSYLLIFSDRALAERTWIEAELADKPNFRPDIVPWSVFSPHSQLLLPSRLARNGIEVYHSTNYMIPLACFPRGQVGKIRCIATIHDLIPLLFPSATPRALKTRLFPIYRRLMLEIGARADRIIAVSEASRSDIVKHLNIPPERHDSVKVIYNGVSPIFVPRPASEAVHDDPTRPRTVLYVGRSDPYKNLPLLIESFSEARQKAPFPIQLKILGPPDPRYPEAGQRVKALGMEAAISWVGYQTSSALVKAYQSADVVVLPSRYEGFGLPVVEAMACGAPMLCSDIPVFKEIGGQAAFYTPLDNGPELANGILRVLTDHELRRNMIQFGFEQARQFTWTAAARQTIALYHELIQL, from the coding sequence ATGAAGATCGCGCTCGACGCCCGCTGGATATTTAACGAGATCTCAGGTATTGGGGCCCACACCCGGGAGCTGATTCGCCATATTGCCCGTGAGGATCATTTAAACTCCTATCTGCTGATATTCTCCGACCGGGCTTTGGCCGAACGAACCTGGATTGAGGCCGAACTGGCGGACAAACCGAATTTCCGCCCCGATATCGTCCCCTGGAGCGTCTTCTCCCCGCACAGTCAGCTCCTGCTTCCGTCACGCCTCGCCCGCAACGGTATTGAAGTTTACCACTCCACCAACTACATGATTCCCCTCGCTTGCTTCCCACGCGGGCAAGTTGGCAAAATCCGCTGCATCGCCACCATTCACGACCTGATCCCTTTGCTCTTTCCCTCGGCCACCCCGCGCGCCCTGAAAACCCGGCTATTCCCAATCTATCGTCGCCTGATGCTTGAAATCGGGGCCCGCGCCGACCGGATCATCGCGGTCAGTGAAGCCTCGCGCTCCGATATCGTAAAACATCTCAATATCCCGCCGGAGCGCCACGATTCCGTCAAAGTGATCTACAATGGAGTCTCGCCAATCTTCGTCCCCCGCCCTGCTTCGGAGGCTGTACACGATGACCCCACAAGGCCCCGCACGGTGCTTTATGTCGGACGGAGTGATCCCTATAAAAACTTACCCCTCCTGATTGAGTCCTTCTCGGAAGCTCGCCAAAAGGCGCCCTTCCCAATCCAACTCAAGATCCTTGGTCCGCCCGACCCCAGATACCCGGAAGCCGGACAACGTGTCAAAGCGCTGGGTATGGAAGCCGCCATCTCCTGGGTGGGGTATCAAACCAGTTCAGCCCTAGTGAAGGCCTATCAGAGTGCCGATGTCGTGGTGTTGCCCTCCCGCTACGAAGGCTTTGGCCTGCCGGTAGTCGAGGCCATGGCCTGTGGCGCACCGATGTTATGCAGTGATATTCCGGTCTTCAAAGAGATCGGCGGGCAGGCCGCTTTCTATACCCCGCTCGACAATGGCCCCGAACTGGCAAACGGGATCCTGCGTGTTCTGACCGATCACGAACTCCGCCGCAATATGATTCAATTCGGCTTTGAGCAGGCCCGACAGTTCACCTGGACCGCAGCCGCCCGACAAACCATTGCCCTTTATCACGAATTGATTCAGTTATGA
- a CDS encoding glycosyltransferase family 1 protein: MDIQSAVSQRAGVGRYTRNLVEHLAPIMSPADDLDLFYFDFHRRGLDFPCTGAHQNPVRWVPGKYVQQAWKRLQWPPFDWFSGKADLYHFPNFTIPPLTQGKKIVTIHDMSFLRYPEFSEKKNLDYLSTFIHDTVRRADAIITVSEFSRKETSELLGLDPAQIFATPLGITPGCTRPTAEQISKTRRQLKLDRPYLLSVGTLEPRKNIPFLIEMFEQLSEFDGDLVIAGMKGWKVEPILECMNSSSRKDRIRYLEFVPDGDLFSLYAGAELYVMTSFYEGFGLPPLEAMACGTPVVSSTGGSLPEMLTGSASVLIPGFDASVWAGTVTNLLNDTDRRNQLAKHAPAHAARFSWRDTALKTLDVYRKVLS; this comes from the coding sequence GTGGATATACAATCGGCCGTTTCGCAACGGGCCGGAGTGGGGCGTTACACGAGAAACCTCGTGGAACACCTGGCCCCCATCATGTCACCGGCCGATGATCTGGATCTCTTTTATTTCGACTTCCATCGCCGCGGTCTTGATTTCCCCTGCACGGGCGCCCATCAGAACCCCGTACGCTGGGTTCCTGGCAAATATGTCCAGCAAGCCTGGAAACGGCTCCAATGGCCGCCCTTCGACTGGTTTTCGGGAAAGGCTGACCTCTATCACTTCCCCAACTTCACGATTCCCCCGCTTACTCAGGGAAAAAAGATCGTCACCATCCATGACATGAGTTTTTTGCGTTACCCTGAATTTTCCGAGAAAAAAAATCTGGATTATTTATCAACCTTCATCCATGACACGGTCAGGCGCGCCGATGCCATTATCACGGTGTCTGAATTCAGCAGAAAAGAAACCTCTGAGTTGCTGGGGCTGGATCCCGCGCAAATATTCGCAACCCCGCTGGGGATCACCCCCGGCTGCACCCGCCCAACCGCCGAACAAATCTCGAAGACCCGGCGTCAACTCAAACTCGACCGCCCTTATCTCCTCAGCGTCGGCACCTTGGAACCGCGCAAAAACATTCCCTTCCTGATCGAAATGTTTGAACAGCTATCGGAATTCGATGGCGATCTCGTCATTGCCGGAATGAAAGGCTGGAAGGTGGAACCCATCCTTGAATGCATGAACTCCTCCTCGCGTAAAGACCGCATCCGCTATCTGGAGTTTGTCCCCGACGGTGATCTATTCTCACTCTATGCCGGTGCGGAACTTTATGTCATGACGTCCTTTTACGAAGGCTTCGGGCTGCCTCCCCTGGAAGCCATGGCCTGCGGCACCCCGGTCGTCTCCTCTACAGGCGGCTCACTTCCGGAAATGCTGACGGGATCCGCCTCGGTTTTAATCCCCGGCTTTGACGCCTCGGTCTGGGCAGGAACCGTCACCAACCTGCTCAATGATACAGACCGGCGCAATCAACTTGCGAAACACGCACCGGCACATGCCGCCCGCTTTTCTTGGCGGGATACCGCCCTTAAAACACTGGATGTTTACCGGAAGGTTTTGTCATGA
- the rsmI gene encoding 16S rRNA (cytidine(1402)-2'-O)-methyltransferase — protein MSIAQGLYVVGTPIGNLDDLSARAIETLKQVHGILAEDTRHTRILLDRFGIKTPAFSCHKFNEAARVDGILARLRAGESLALVSDAGMPGVSDPGSRMVAACRKAGIPVICVPGPSSVTAAISLCGFPGAGFVFAGFTPRKSGALRKFLLEFATCPVPVAVFESPFRLMKLLDEIEATLCERELFVGRELTKKFEETVWGTAAELKRTFQGRTIKGEIVLVIASPR, from the coding sequence ATGAGTATAGCGCAGGGACTTTATGTGGTGGGAACGCCAATTGGGAATCTGGACGATTTATCGGCCCGGGCGATTGAGACCTTGAAGCAGGTTCATGGTATTTTAGCCGAGGACACCCGTCATACGCGCATCCTTTTGGATCGGTTTGGGATTAAAACCCCCGCGTTCAGTTGTCATAAATTCAATGAAGCCGCGCGGGTGGACGGTATTCTGGCCCGTTTGCGGGCCGGAGAATCGTTGGCGCTGGTGTCCGATGCCGGGATGCCGGGGGTGTCGGATCCCGGTTCGCGCATGGTGGCTGCCTGCCGCAAGGCGGGGATCCCCGTGATTTGTGTTCCCGGGCCGTCCTCCGTCACCGCAGCGATTTCCCTATGTGGCTTTCCAGGTGCCGGTTTTGTATTTGCCGGGTTTACCCCCAGGAAGAGTGGGGCACTACGGAAGTTCCTTCTGGAATTTGCCACCTGTCCGGTGCCGGTGGCCGTTTTCGAATCTCCTTTCCGCCTGATGAAGTTGCTGGATGAAATTGAGGCGACGCTGTGCGAGCGCGAGCTGTTTGTAGGCCGGGAGCTCACTAAAAAGTTCGAGGAGACGGTTTGGGGGACGGCTGCAGAGTTGAAACGCACATTTCAGGGCAGAACCATCAAGGGGGAAATTGTTCTGGTGATCGCTTCACCCCGTTGA
- a CDS encoding STAS domain-containing protein, whose amino-acid sequence MEILGDSVEVAIQASDAFVRVHGRATFKIGPALKQFGMMACEKGCRRIIVEMQDCVGMDSTFMGVLAGLATQLKKIDGAVVLRNISDKNSFLIKMLGINHLVTIDANDSSTSAMPGNGKSLQTGADKQQMTQTMITAHEALIEAAPDNMVKFKDVLVYLKEDLARTVMQQTAAANQAH is encoded by the coding sequence ATGGAAATATTGGGTGACAGCGTAGAAGTTGCGATTCAGGCCTCTGATGCATTTGTTCGGGTTCACGGCCGAGCTACCTTTAAAATCGGGCCCGCGCTCAAACAGTTTGGCATGATGGCCTGTGAAAAGGGCTGTCGGCGTATCATTGTTGAAATGCAGGATTGTGTGGGAATGGATAGTACCTTTATGGGGGTATTGGCGGGTCTGGCAACCCAGCTTAAGAAAATAGACGGTGCAGTTGTACTGCGTAATATCAGTGATAAAAATTCCTTTCTGATAAAAATGCTGGGGATTAATCATTTGGTTACCATTGATGCAAATGACTCCTCCACCAGCGCCATGCCCGGTAATGGCAAGTCCTTGCAGACAGGTGCTGACAAGCAGCAGATGACCCAGACCATGATTACGGCGCATGAGGCGCTGATCGAGGCGGCTCCGGATAACATGGTCAAATTTAAGGATGTATTGGTTTATTTGAAGGAAGATCTCGCGCGAACGGTGATGCAACAGACCGCCGCCGCAAATCAGGCTCATTGA
- the dnaJ gene encoding molecular chaperone DnaJ, translating into MTVKRDYYEVLGVARSASADEVKKAYRRMAMQYHPDRNQGDKAAEAKFKEVSEAYEILSDAGKRRQYDQYGHEGLKSTFGPDGFNFSRDFTHVSDLQDLFGSLFGDGGGVFEDMMGGGRRTSRTGPQQGADLRFDLEIGFEEAMFGAQQDITLPVTEQCAACNGMGSEPGSSEETCRHCGGRGAVISASGFFQVRQTCPVCSGSGKMITKPCRDCKGAGRVKNKKRLTLRIPAGVETGSRLRLAGRGEGGVRGGVAGDLYVILHVREHDLFHREGAELLCEVPIPMHIAALGGEVNVPTLDGFVPLHVEAGTESGHMFRLSGKGAPSLDGHGRGDLHIRAVVEVPVKLSSKQKKALKDYSDLCADENHPMTRKLQERSEQFFKAKPTPDK; encoded by the coding sequence GTGACTGTAAAGCGCGATTATTATGAAGTGCTCGGTGTGGCAAGGTCCGCCTCGGCCGATGAGGTCAAAAAAGCTTACCGTCGTATGGCGATGCAGTATCACCCTGACCGGAATCAGGGTGACAAGGCTGCCGAGGCCAAGTTCAAGGAAGTCAGTGAGGCCTATGAGATTTTGAGTGATGCCGGAAAGCGGCGTCAATACGACCAATATGGCCATGAAGGTTTGAAATCCACTTTTGGACCGGATGGTTTTAACTTCTCACGGGATTTTACCCATGTGTCTGATTTACAGGATTTATTTGGCAGCCTGTTCGGGGATGGCGGCGGTGTTTTTGAAGATATGATGGGGGGCGGTCGGCGGACGTCGCGAACGGGCCCGCAACAAGGGGCGGATCTCAGGTTCGATTTGGAGATCGGTTTCGAGGAGGCTATGTTCGGGGCTCAACAGGACATTACGTTGCCGGTGACTGAGCAATGTGCCGCGTGTAACGGAATGGGAAGCGAACCGGGTAGCTCCGAAGAGACATGCCGTCATTGCGGCGGGCGGGGTGCGGTGATTTCGGCGAGTGGCTTTTTCCAGGTGCGCCAGACCTGTCCGGTGTGTTCCGGCAGTGGCAAGATGATTACCAAGCCGTGTCGTGACTGCAAGGGGGCTGGCCGCGTCAAAAACAAAAAGCGCCTCACCCTACGCATTCCTGCAGGCGTTGAGACGGGATCCCGTTTGCGTCTGGCCGGTCGTGGCGAAGGTGGCGTGCGGGGGGGTGTTGCCGGCGATCTCTATGTGATTCTCCATGTCCGCGAACATGATCTGTTCCATCGGGAGGGTGCTGAGTTGCTTTGCGAGGTGCCGATCCCCATGCATATTGCGGCATTGGGCGGTGAAGTAAATGTCCCCACCCTTGATGGATTTGTTCCGCTGCATGTGGAGGCGGGCACGGAGTCGGGGCATATGTTCCGGTTGAGCGGCAAGGGGGCGCCCAGCCTTGATGGGCATGGGCGGGGGGATTTGCATATCAGGGCCGTTGTGGAAGTACCGGTTAAACTCAGTTCCAAACAAAAAAAGGCACTTAAGGATTACAGCGATTTATGCGCTGACGAAAATCATCCCATGACTCGTAAACTGCAGGAACGGTCCGAGCAATTTTTTAAAGCCAAACCCACCCCGGATAAGTGA
- a CDS encoding 16S rRNA (uracil(1498)-N(3))-methyltransferase — protein MIPRCFITPDAWERDTITLSRDDSHHLTDVLRMEIGASVVICDGQGGEASAVITARSTGIVTVWIVERKRQAGAGIAITLIQAVPKSQKMDLIIQKATELGVCTIYPVMTDRGVVRLEDERADHRMTRWQRIAFEAAKQCRTSWITKVHPVATLVSVLGRKLVLDALLIGSLEPESRPLKSCLQELRERHIGSVGLLIGPEGDFSPREYELAKQAGAIPISYGNRVLRVETAALYGVSVLAYELMEDHV, from the coding sequence ATGATCCCGCGTTGTTTTATTACCCCGGATGCATGGGAGCGTGACACGATCACGCTTTCCCGTGATGATTCGCACCATTTAACTGACGTTTTGCGGATGGAAATCGGTGCATCCGTAGTGATTTGTGACGGCCAGGGCGGAGAGGCGTCGGCCGTGATCACGGCGCGCAGCACGGGTATTGTGACGGTATGGATCGTGGAGCGGAAGCGGCAGGCGGGGGCGGGGATTGCCATCACCCTGATTCAGGCCGTACCCAAATCCCAGAAGATGGATTTGATCATTCAGAAGGCGACCGAACTGGGGGTTTGCACCATTTATCCTGTCATGACGGATCGGGGCGTGGTCCGACTCGAGGATGAGCGGGCTGATCATCGTATGACTCGGTGGCAGCGGATTGCGTTTGAGGCGGCCAAGCAGTGTCGTACTTCATGGATCACGAAGGTCCATCCTGTCGCAACGCTGGTATCGGTGCTGGGGCGGAAGCTGGTATTGGATGCCTTGCTGATCGGTTCCTTGGAGCCAGAGAGCCGTCCTTTAAAGTCCTGCTTGCAGGAGTTGAGAGAACGCCATATCGGTTCAGTCGGCTTGTTAATCGGGCCTGAAGGCGATTTTTCGCCGCGTGAATATGAGCTGGCCAAGCAGGCCGGGGCCATTCCCATCAGTTATGGCAACCGCGTGTTAAGAGTGGAGACGGCGGCGTTGTATGGTGTGAGCGTGTTGGCTTATGAGTTAATGGAGGATCATGTATAA
- a CDS encoding lysophospholipid acyltransferase family protein has translation MYNLQQSKAFHRQIKMAQHYVTTRRSGVPMRLGPFEWIRALCFHTRIIWSYYVARNMIKRGVFDADGYANRSWKSLYVTEALGGRIEVEGLEHLAKTPGPVVIIGNHMASLETVVLPCFILPFKEVAFVVKQSLRTHFAFGPIMCAVKHIAVSRDNPREDLKRVLNEGTELIRQGVTVVIFPQATRSAEFDVDGFNTLGVKLAARAGVPVIPLALKTDFMANGKWVKDAGYVYPERPIRFAFGAPLAVTGNGRETHAAVVDFIVTHLKAWGGSIKGTAT, from the coding sequence ATGTATAATCTCCAGCAATCCAAGGCATTTCATCGTCAAATTAAAATGGCGCAGCATTACGTGACCACCCGCCGGTCGGGTGTCCCGATGCGGTTGGGCCCCTTCGAGTGGATCCGGGCACTCTGTTTCCACACGCGGATTATTTGGAGTTATTATGTGGCCCGGAACATGATTAAGCGTGGCGTGTTTGATGCCGACGGCTATGCCAACCGCTCCTGGAAATCCCTGTATGTGACGGAGGCTCTCGGTGGGCGGATTGAGGTGGAGGGGTTGGAACATTTGGCGAAAACCCCCGGGCCGGTGGTGATCATTGGTAACCATATGGCCTCCTTGGAAACTGTGGTTTTGCCCTGCTTCATTCTTCCCTTTAAAGAGGTGGCGTTTGTGGTGAAGCAAAGTCTGCGCACGCATTTTGCCTTTGGACCGATCATGTGCGCGGTGAAGCATATTGCCGTGAGCCGCGATAATCCGCGTGAAGACTTGAAACGGGTGTTAAACGAAGGCACCGAATTGATTCGTCAGGGGGTAACGGTGGTTATTTTCCCGCAGGCGACCCGGTCGGCTGAATTTGATGTGGACGGCTTTAACACCTTGGGGGTAAAGCTGGCGGCCCGCGCGGGTGTACCGGTGATCCCCCTGGCCTTGAAAACTGATTTCATGGCGAATGGTAAATGGGTCAAGGATGCCGGTTATGTGTATCCCGAGCGGCCCATCCGGTTTGCTTTTGGTGCCCCGCTAGCGGTAACCGGGAACGGACGGGAGACCCATGCGGCCGTGGTGGATTTTATCGTGACTCATCTGAAGGCGTGGGGTGG